Genomic segment of Camarhynchus parvulus chromosome 1A, STF_HiC, whole genome shotgun sequence:
AACAGGTGTTGGTTAGGATGTGTGACAGGCATAAAGAAACAGCATTcacaccagtgccaccagcaggctgagggacaTCACCACATCAGATCACACCAGCTTCTTGTTGCTAGAACACACCTCATTTGCTTCTCCAAAGTGTAACTCATCAGCCTTTTTAATGCATATCCAGTATGCCTAATTTCTAAATATTCTTTGGCTTTCAGCTGACATTAACAAGGCTCTCTTAGCTAAGAGGAAACGATTAGAAATGTACACAAAAGCCTCACTCAAAACCAGTAACCAGAAGATTGAACATGTTTGGAAAACGCAGCAGGAGCAAAGGTGACCTTTCCTCTTGGTTTCCAAGCCTGTGGAACTAGATTCCCTTCTGGGTGACAGCATGGATAGCTGGTCTGTCACCTTGCAATAGCAAGTACTGTATCTAATGTTAAACATCTGCTCAGGGCCTCTGCTGCCTTCAATTGTGTCCACTTTGTTAATGTGACAGTAATAATTTAGCACATTCTCTTTTGAACGGACAAATTTAAGATTTGGAGCTCAGAGAGCAAGGTACATTAAAGAGTGGGGCTTACTTTTATCTTTATGGAAAGTGACCTTTGATGttattatgtattttaaaacaatgcGGGGAGGGGTTCCCCACTTtggaattttctgtttctacctgaaaactgaaaaatgttcaGTAAAACTTTAATATCATTCTGGTTAAGAAAGTAAATAACTTTCACCTTCCTTAACACTCCTCTCACCTCTTAAGGTGTATTTAATTACTACATCTGATACCAGAGATAGAGTAAGTGAAAAAAGAGACAGTTAAAAACTAAAAGTCAGCAATACTTGTAACTGTCTTGGTGTTGTTCtacatttatttgtatttgaaaCTTGTATGgacaaaattttaagaaatgagCTTATCAGTTTTGCAATGTAAACACCTTATATTAAAGCAACCACCTGTAATTGAATTAGAAAAACATGGTAAATCTCAGAAAACTTGACACTGTTAGGAAGAAGAGTTGTTACAAGTTCTTTTTAACCAGTATTTTATGGGAGTGCTGTCTCTATAGATGTATTCCACATCCACtcagtgtatgtgtgtgttcaGTTTTTCAAAACATACAGTATTGAAATGGGATCAGATGTCAAAGTAGCCTATTTCTTTATCTATGCCAGCTTTTATTCTGTTCCATTGGTATGTTGAACCTTAGCTTTCCTTGTAATTCCCTGTAGCATCTGTCACACTTACAGACAGTGTCTGTTTATAGGCAGAAGCTCAATCATGAGTTCTCCCAGCAGTTCCTGACTTTATTTCAGCAGTGGGATGTAGATGTGCaaaaggcagaggagcaggaagaaaaactaGCGGTGAGTTTCCAGCATGGTGGGAACTTCACTGTATTTTCCACAAGGAGGGAATACTGTTGTTTCAATACTCAAGAAATGTAAAAACACTAATGtagtttaaatataaatatatgattGTTTAATTTTGGGAAGAGAGGTGCATTTATAAACTTTATTGCAAGTTTATAAACACTGTTAAGTGATGCCCTAGGCCAGCATACGGCTTGAGAAAAGCAAGGACCATTTAAGGAGAAGAAAGACGTGCTGTTTCTCTCCATCCATAATCTTTGGGTTCAGGGAAcaaaggaataaaggaaagtAGTTGTTTTTTAGCATACATTCCTTAAAAATATGTCTGTATATAATAAATGTAAGAGAATTTGATCACTGAAAGACGATAGGAGCTATACAATGGAATGTAATCATGTGCTGTTGCTCTGTTTGTACTTCCAACATTTGCAAGGTTTGCTTTTCCCTAGGTAGCACATTCCTCTAGGATACCCTAAGAAGCTGTGGGGCATGGCAATCCTCATGAGATTTTACAGGGATAATTCAGGTTGCAAGAGACCTCAGGAGGTGACTTGGGGCTTAATCCAGTCTTCAGTCTTACTTTGATTAATAAAAGCCAGGATAACTTCTCCAGGCAGAGATCCACATTATAAGGCACAAATTTCCAATAGAAGATTTTCTgattctgaaaatgaaactgGTGTGCTGTCCGAGCACTCTGCTTAACAACTGAtggaattacatttttcttttgcttctgcttcagAATATGCTTCGTCAGCAACAAAAGGTTTTTCAACAGGCAAGAATAGTTCAAAGTCAGAGACTGAAGACCATTAAGCAACTCTATGAGCAGTTCTTAAAGGTAAAtctttttcttggaaagcaGCTGATCCTTATCATATCACGTAAGAAAGCTATATTAATTTAGTGTTTCAAGTTGTTAGGTATTTCTTTAACAAAGTAAGTAACATACCAGACAGCAAGCAAAAAAACTGTTTTGAGTACAACCACacaaaaattttacttttttagttAAAGGCATTCCTCACAAGAGAAAACCTTCTGTGCCTTAATACTTTTCATGACCCTTTGCTGGAATCTATCCTGTATGATTATGTCTTTCTTGTCCTCAGGAGTCTGCACTGGACCCTGaagcactccaggtgtggctTCACCAGCTGCCACTATACAGGGCAGATTCAAGTCCATCAATTTCTGACAAACCTTAATTTCAGTTCAAGTAATTTCCTAGCTGGTTTTGAAATTTCAGTTATGATAAGCttggtgtttggtttgggttttttccaagcCTGGTAgttgataaaaataaatctgaaatggAGCAActcttagtttaaaaaaatcaaaatttactGAGTATATTACAGAagcattaataaataataactgttccaaaatgtcaaaaatgtcaccatcaaagaggaaaaactgaaCAGAAGGTCAAGTAtcactttgatttttctcctcaaaaaatATCGAAAGCTAGAAGTCAAACCTCAAATAAgcttaaataaatacaaattaagGAAAATGCAACTAGACACATACACAGAGGTAAGTGTAATCGTATGTAAAAAAGGGAAGATAACCAGGGAGTTTTATTTGGCTTATTTGGGGAGAAGTGTGCAAAGAAGCGCAGTGGGGTTTATACTCCTCACTTCAAGTCCAGCAAGGTTGTCATAATATTGAACCCTTTGAATTCCTGACAGATGTCTGTTCAATCTCCTCCTGTAGAATTTTTATCTTatatgaaatgcagaaaaagtaGCTGAGACCTCACAGAGGCTGACTGGAGGGCTCTATCCTCTTCCCAGGGTACATACTGTTTAAATAGGAATGTAGACTGGAGTATGAAGTCCTGTGTGATTCCTCTGCCAAGTTTGTGACAAACTCATCAATTATCTGTGACCactgtaaaaattaaattgtagtATGAATAAttcttggtttgtttggttgttttaaaTTAACTGCTTGACACTGAGGAGTTCTGAATTAATATTATCCTTAACTTCAGAGCATGGAAGAGCTGGAGAAGAGCAATGAAAATCTTCTGGCTGGTGCCCAAAATGAACTTCGCAAGGAAATGGCGCTGTTGCAGAAGAAGATTATGATGGACACTGTGAGTATAGATCTATGAAGTTAGttaaatgcaaaaatagaaCATTCAATTAAAAGTCATTTGACATTCATTTAATTCAAAGAAATCATATTTATACAGCATTTGTTCAGCATTATCTCCTTTTCTTGTGACAGCAACAGCAGGAGATGGCAACTGTTCGCAAGTCTCTTCAGTCCATGTTATTCTGATGGCTCAGTGGAGGAGCAACTTGTACCTAAGTAACACGATACAAGTACAGGCATTAGAAGGATGTTGAGATTTAAATGTTTCAAGGTTCCTATTACACTCTTTCCTAGATTGTTCTAATCTTCTCTGTTCATGTTGTAAGAACATATCTTAGTAAACTTCTATTACTGGGGGGCAGTATGGACCCCAAACCATTCACTGTCTGTTcagttgatttttaaaaatttcatggCCACTTCCAATAGCACTGGACTTCAAATAGTTTCACTTTTATATACCAAATTGTGACAAGGGGAAGAATTAATGAAACATGCATTACCCAGACTTTACATAATAACTTGAGGCCTTTAGGTACATTTTGTAAATAGAAGCATTTCTAACAAGCTGCAGATTGTCACAGTTTCAATTAGTCTGCTGATATATTAGCTGTTATAACAATTCACAGGATATGACATAGCTCAGACAGAATTGTTTAATGATGTGTATTATGGTAAATTGAAGTAAATTTTGTTAACTCTTTTGTTAGTCTAGACATTGTACTATCTCTGTATTAGTATGAGATTTATAAACTGCTGTAATTTGTCCAGCAAATGGaggttttttttagttaaattaTGAGTTTCATGTACCCGCTCAAGTAACAATAATTAAACATTATGCATTTTGGGGTCTGCTTTCTGTAGAACCACTGCTAGAAGAAATTTACCTCATTTATTTAGTACAGGCTATTACAAGCCTTTGAGatggaatattattttttgcAATTCCAAATGACTAGCAATTTAGGGAGGCCTGAGTTTTAAGGGTAAAGCATTTATCTTGCATGTAGCTCATTACAGTAAGTATAAACTAAACAATTGGCTTAGTGCACATGCagtttgtttttacagaaaagCATAACATCTGAAtatctacttttaaaaattagataGTTGCCAACATATTTAATGTTTTGATTTAATACAACAGTAGATAAAAAACAtccacacacccacacacaccaAATGTGATGTTGTCACAACAATGTGTTTCAAAACCATATTTATCTTCTCAGCCTATGAGCATTTTGAGTCAAGTCATTTGATGGTGGTTCTCCATGTCTGGAAGCCAAACTAGTGATGGCTAACTTGCATTAACTTCAGCTTTTTTGTTATAATGAGTATAGAACTTCTTGTTCTGCCCCTGCCAGAATTCAGGACAGGAGCAAACATGGGAGTTATACTGCTACACTGATGCATGAGGGGATATGGGCCTCTCATGGTAACCAGTAACAATGCTGCTTTGTAATTACTGAGTCTTAGCCCTCTCAGGCCAGTGACAGGAGGCTATGAAATAGGTGACAGGTTCTGCTTCAGATCTTCAACAGGAGCTTATTTGTTAGCATTACCTCCTGcttctggttttatttgttaGTATTGAGTCATGGTTCT
This window contains:
- the SYCP3 gene encoding synaptonemal complex protein 3 translates to MSQIQYTVSVGKDLTMAPSGRKHGGKAGKPAQEDQTIPTFDFEEERKELSGSEEDIREGDIPVMDKHGKKRPLVNTHVVPDDVGGEVQNMLERFGADINKALLAKRKRLEMYTKASLKTSNQKIEHVWKTQQEQRQKLNHEFSQQFLTLFQQWDVDVQKAEEQEEKLANMLRQQQKVFQQARIVQSQRLKTIKQLYEQFLKSMEELEKSNENLLAGAQNELRKEMALLQKKIMMDTQQQEMATVRKSLQSMLF